Proteins encoded together in one Mus caroli chromosome 4, CAROLI_EIJ_v1.1, whole genome shotgun sequence window:
- the LOC110293469 gene encoding LOW QUALITY PROTEIN: selection and upkeep of intraepithelial T-cells protein 8-like (The sequence of the model RefSeq protein was modified relative to this genomic sequence to represent the inferred CDS: substituted 2 bases at 2 genomic stop codons): MMKPELSHFSGFCVYFLFLQVMVSSEKLRVTTPTRYLLARVGGQAVLSCXVIPPHSVMHMEVRWFRSGHSQPVYLYRGGHKMSEEAAPEYANRTEFVKEAIGEGKVSLRIHNINILDDGPYQCSFNGSGFIDVAIMNLNVTAVGLETEIHVQAPDADGVMVECNTGGWFPRPQMEWRDSKGATLLHSLKSYSQDEARFFHMKMTLLLTNMSHGSIICCISNPVTGEEKQTSIILANELFNQDYIWVGIFPFSVGSLIFFGVLPLINCFFRSRGCASGCLSKYLHVVTSWPVQIVHFLVCSGVLFAVYLPHRHRVSLSDPQFPLYNNWITELLIVILFLTCFVLPIIVLLLIKLXPTCLNXWEKNKDDIMDSQPGLGKAHEASVLYEEQPRKSWEQEK; the protein is encoded by the exons ATGATGAAGCCTGAGTTATCTCACTTTTCCGGATTCTGTGTGTACTTTCTTTTTCTGCAAGTGATGGTGTCTTCAG AGAAACTGAGGGTAACTACTCCCACAAGATACCTGTTAGCTAGAGTAGGAGGCCAGGCTGTGCTCAGCTGCCANGTGATCCCACCACACAGTGTGATGCATATGGAGGTACGCTGGTTCAGGAGTGGNCATTCCCAACCTGTTTACCTATACAGAGGTGGCCATAAAATGAGTGAAGAAGCTGCTCCTGAATATGCAAATCGTACAGAGTTTGTGAAGGAGGCCATTGGAGAAGGCAAAGTGTCCCTCCGAAttcataatataaacattttggATGATGGACCTTACCAATGTTCATTTAATGGTAGTGGCTTTATTGATGTGGCTATCATGAACCTCAATGTGACAG cAGTTGGATTGGAGACAGAGATACATGTTCAGGCTCCTGATGCTGATGGAGTCATGGTGGAATGTAATACAGGAGGGTGGTTCCCAAGGCCCCAAATGGAGTGGAGAGATAGCAAAGGAGCAACACTTCTGCACTCATTAAAATCATATTCACAGGATGAAGCCAGATTTTTCCACATGAAGATGACTCTTCTCCTCACAAACATGTCACATGGCAGCATCATTTGCTGTATTTCCAACCCTGTAACAGGTGAAGAGAAGCAAACAAGTATCATTCTAGCAA ATGAACTTTTCAATCAAGACTACATATGGGTAGGAATTTTTCCTTTCAGTGTGggttcattaattttttttggaGTTCTGCCACTCATCAACTGCTTTTTCAGGAGCCGAG GGTGTGCATCTGGATGCCTATCCAAATATCTTCATGTGGTGACCTCCTGGCCTGTTCAAATAGTGCATTTCTTAGTCTGTTCTGGAGTACTCTTTGCTGTGTATTTACCTCACCGGCACAGAG TCTCTCTTTCAGATCCCCAGTTTCCCTTATACAACAACTGGATAACTGAATTGCTAATTGTGATACTTTTCCTGACATGTTTTGTCTTACCAATCATTGTCTTATTATTAATAAAACTTTAACCCACATGTCTGAATTAATGGGAGAAGAACAAAGATGACATCATGGATAGCCAACCGGGACTGGGAAAAGCCCATGAAGCCTCAGTCCTATATGAAGAACAACCAAGAaaaagctgggagcaggagaagTGA